One part of the Arabidopsis thaliana chromosome 1 sequence genome encodes these proteins:
- a CDS encoding Nuclear transport factor 2 (NTF2) family protein with RNA binding (RRM-RBD-RNP motifs) domain-containing protein (Nuclear transport factor 2 (NTF2) family protein with RNA binding (RRM-RBD-RNP motifs) domain; FUNCTIONS IN: RNA binding, nucleotide binding, nucleic acid binding; INVOLVED IN: transport, nucleocytoplasmic transport; LOCATED IN: intracellular; EXPRESSED IN: 23 plant structures; EXPRESSED DURING: 13 growth stages; CONTAINS InterPro DOMAIN/s: Nuclear transport factor 2 (InterPro:IPR002075), RNA recognition motif, RNP-1 (InterPro:IPR000504), Nuclear transport factor 2, Eukaryote (InterPro:IPR018222), Nucleotide-binding, alpha-beta plait (InterPro:IPR012677); BEST Arabidopsis thaliana protein match is: Nuclear transport factor 2 (NTF2) family protein with RNA binding (RRM-RBD-RNP motifs) domain (TAIR:AT2G03640.1); Has 1427 Blast hits to 1403 proteins in 215 species: Archae - 0; Bacteria - 26; Metazoa - 793; Fungi - 209; Plants - 296; Viruses - 0; Other Eukaryotes - 103 (source: NCBI BLink).), producing the protein MATEGVVPSAQDIAAEFVRQYYHVLGQLPHEARRLYVDASVVSRPDVTGTMMSFTSVEAINKHILSCDFENTKFEVLSVDSQNSLEDGIFIMVIGFMTGKDNQRRKFSQMFYLARQNTLVVLNDMLRYVDQEDSSTTETPCEPVTEIVRPADGLKKAEKTELKQKNVASVEKSVNAAVEKNAAPLDNGKMKQSEKAVITQKVTEPDAAPQPDGAKRSFADIVGSMAKNAAPFQVKSPVQAPVQKPKYVGQPRAAAAPQKPAYVSKSIKKNDQKVIEVPGTSIFVANLPLNAMPPQLFELFKDFGPIKENGIQVRSSRGNANPVCFGFISFETVASVQSVLQAAKNTPFMLADRKLRVKEKEVDYDGSKPSGKTKGGSNKTQNGSADSSKTENGSADDSKTNGSAEDGEKEFKQVKSRRNRKKSEAAH; encoded by the exons ATGGCTACCGAGGGAGTTGTTCCTTCAGCGCAGGATATTGCTGCTGAATTTGTGAGACAGTACTATCATGTTTTAGGACAGCTTCCTCATGAAGCTCGTAGGTTATATGTTGATGCTAGTGTTGTCAGCAGACCTGATGTTACTGGTACTATGATGTCTTTTACTTCCGTTGAG GCTATCAACAAGCATATCCTGTCCTGTGACTTTGAGAATACTAAATTTGAGGTTCTGAGTGTTGACTCTCAGAATTCTTTGGAAGATGGGATTTTTATTATGGTGATCGGTTTCATGACTGGAAAAGACAACCAGAGGAGGAAGTTTTCTCAGATGTTCTATCTTGCTCGTCAAAATACCCTCGTTGTTCTCAATGACATGTTACGATACGTTGATCAAGAGGATTCTTCTACCACTGAAACTCCATGTG AGCCGGTAACTGAGATTGTGAGACCAGCTGATGGTCTAAAGAAGGCCGAGAAGACTGAGCTGAAACAGAAAAACGTTGCTTCGGTGGAGAAATCTGTTAATGCTGCTGTTGAAAAGAATGCTGCTCCATTGGACAACGGAAAGATGAAGCAATCTGAAAAAGCTGTTATTACTCAGAAAGTTACAGAGCCAGATGCTGCTCCTCAGCCCGATGGAGCCAAGAGATCGTTTGCTGACATA GTTGGATCAATGGCGAAAAACGCTGCTCCGTTTCAAGTTAAATCCCCTGTTCAAGCCCCGGTTCAGAAACCTAAATACGTGGGACAACCCCGTGCTGCTGCAGCACCTCAAAAACCTGCTTACGTCAGTAaatctataaagaaaaatgatcaGAAGGTCATTGAAGTACCAG GCACTTCGATATTTGTTGCAAATCTGCCATTGAATGCAATGCCGCCTCAACTCTTTGAACTGTTCAAGGATTTTGGTCCTATCAAAGAAAACGGGATTCAAGTCCGAAGCTCCAGG GGTAATGCTAATCCAGTTTGCTTCGGGTTTATCTCCTTTGAAACTGTTGCCTCAGTCCAGAGCGTGCTTCAG GCTGCCAAGAACACGCCCTTCATGCTTGCAGACCGTAAGCTTCGtgtaaaggaaaaagaag TTGATTATGATGGAAGCAAACCTTCTGGTAAAACCAAAGGTGGAAGCAACAAGACGCAGAATGGCTCTGCAGATAGCAGCAAGACTGAGAATGGCTCTGCAGATGACAGCAAGACAAATGGCTCCGCAGAAGATGGCGAGAAAGAATTCAAACAGGTTAAAAGTCGTAGAAATAGGAAAAAAAGTGAAGCCGCACATTGA
- the AFP1 gene encoding ABI five binding protein (ABI five binding protein (AFP1); CONTAINS InterPro DOMAIN/s: Protein of unknown function DUF1675 (InterPro:IPR012463); BEST Arabidopsis thaliana protein match is: ABI five binding protein 2 (TAIR:AT1G13740.1); Has 267 Blast hits to 267 proteins in 42 species: Archae - 0; Bacteria - 6; Metazoa - 29; Fungi - 9; Plants - 184; Viruses - 0; Other Eukaryotes - 39 (source: NCBI BLink).), giving the protein MAEANERSKEMARSNSCVFPRDLLQRFISNSVEGEDDDEEEDDDEIELNLGLSLGGRFGVDKSNKLVRSSSVVVTMPLFREDHHHHQAAAMITTKVSTETVAGATRGTGLMRTTSLPAESEEEWRKRKEMQTLRRMAAKRRRSEKLRTGVGGGNSNNPEEAATATASRRRGRPSSGLPRWSATANKSGLLRQHSAGLDSLQVSGESLGGGRAAGSSSSVSELETKASSDEARSLPSTTQPQQETTTKPTNRLRRLSSVDMNMKMEPQGKGKSEMPCVFTKGDGPNGKRVDGILYRYGSGEEVRIMCVCHGDFLSPADFVKHAGGPHVDHPLRHIVVNTSSPSNLL; this is encoded by the exons atggcGGAAGCAAACGAGAGAAGTAAAGAAATGGCGAGAAGTAATAGTTGTGTGTTTCCAAGAGATCTGCTTCAGAGATTTATCTCTAACTCTGTTGaaggtgaagatgatgatgaagaagaagatgatgatgagatcgAGTTAAATCTTGGCTTATCTCTTGGTGGAAGATTTGGTGTTGATAAGAGTAATAAGCTTGTGAGATCTTCTTCCGTTGTTGTAACGATGCCTCTGTTTCgtgaagatcatcatcatcatcaagcgGCGGCGATGATAACAACTAAGGTTTCGACGGAGACGGTGGCGGGAGCGACTCGGGGTACGGGTTTGATGAGAACGACGTCGTTGCCGGCAGAGTCGGAGGAAGagtggaggaagaggaaagagaTGCAGACTTTGAGAAGAATGGCAGCCAAGAGACGGAGAAGCGAGAAGCTTCGTACTGGCGTCGGCGGAGGAAACAGTAATAATCCGGAAGAAGCTGCTACTGCCACCGCTTCGAGACGGCGAGGTAGACCATCGTCAGGACTTCCACGGTGGTCAGCGACTGCTAACAAAAGCGGGCTTTTGCGGCAGCACAGTGCTGGTCTCGATTCACTACAAGTTTCCGGTGAATCTCTAGGCGGAGGAAGAGCCGCCGGAAGTTCTTCGAGCGTCTCCGAGTTGGAAACTAAAG CGTCCAGTGACGAAGCAAGAAGCTTACCATCAACTACACAGCCACAACAAGAAACAACGACAAAGCCAACAAATCGTTTGAGAAGATTGAGTTCAGTGGACATGAACATGAAGATGGAGCCACAAGGGAAAGGAAAAAGTGAGATGCCATGTGTGTTTACCAAAGGAGATGGACCAAATGGGAAGAGAGTTGATGGGATTCTTTATAGATACGGCAGTGGAGAAGAAGTTAGGATCATGTGTGTTTGCCATGGCGATTTCTTGTCTCCGGCGGATTTCGTTAAACATGCCGGTGGTCCTCATGTAGATCATCCTCTTAGACACATTGTTGTCAacacttcttctccttctaaTCTCTTATAA
- the RPK1 gene encoding receptor-like protein kinase 1 (receptor-like protein kinase 1 (RPK1); CONTAINS InterPro DOMAIN/s: Protein kinase, ATP binding site (InterPro:IPR017441), Protein kinase, catalytic domain (InterPro:IPR000719), Leucine-rich repeat-containing N-terminal domain, type 2 (InterPro:IPR013210), Serine/threonine-protein kinase-like domain (InterPro:IPR017442), Protein kinase-like domain (InterPro:IPR011009), Serine/threonine-protein kinase, active site (InterPro:IPR008271); BEST Arabidopsis thaliana protein match is: receptor-like protein kinase 2 (TAIR:AT3G02130.1); Has 135462 Blast hits to 127527 proteins in 4655 species: Archae - 122; Bacteria - 14490; Metazoa - 45605; Fungi - 10969; Plants - 44066; Viruses - 629; Other Eukaryotes - 19581 (source: NCBI BLink).), producing the protein MKLLGLVFLLFNLFMFSFSRKLLTESGGGLHDEAALLKLKSSFLDPNGVLSSWVSDSSSNHCSWYGVSCNSDSRVVSLILRGCDELEGSGVLHLPDLSSCSSSKRRLGGVISPVVGDLSEIRVLSLSFNDLRGEIPKEIWGLEKLEILDLKGNNFIGGIRVVDNVVLRKLMSFEDEDEIGPSSADDDSPGKSGLYPIEIASIVSASVIVFVLLVLVILFIYTRKWKRNSQVQVDEIKEIKVFVDIGIPLTYEIIVRATGYFSNSNCIGHGGFGSTYKAEVSPTNVFAVKRLSVGRFQGDQQFHAEISALEMVRHPNLVMLIGYHASETEMFLIYNYLSGGNLQDFIKERSKAAIEWKVLHKIALDVARALSYLHEQCSPKVLHRDIKPSNILLDNNYNAYLSDFGLSKLLGTSQSHVTTGVAGTFGYVAPEYAMTCRVSEKADVYSYGIVLLELISDKRALDPSFSSHENGFNIVSWAHMMLSQGKAKEVFTTGLWETGPPDDLVEVLHLALKCTVDSLSIRPTMKQAVRLLKRIQPSRL; encoded by the coding sequence atgaaacttcTGGGTTTGGTCTTCTTGCTGTTTAATCTGTTTATGTTTTCGTTTTCTCGGAAACTTTTAACCGAGAGTGGTGGTGGTCTCCACGACGAAGCTGCTCTGTTGAAGTTGAAGAGTAGTTTCTTGGATCCAAATGGAGTTCTGTCTAGCTGGGTTTCCGACAGCTCATCAAACCATTGTTCTTGGTACGGTGTCTCTTGCAACTCTGATTCGAGAGTCGTTTCTTTAATTCTCAGAGGCTGTGATGAGCTTGAAGGTAGTGGTGTTCTTCATCTCCCAGAtttgtcttcttgttcttcaagtAAAAGAAGACTTGGTGGTGTAATCTCTCCTGTTGTTGGAGATTTGtctgaaattagggttttatctCTGTCTTTTAATGATCTTAGAGGTGAGATTCCAAAGGAGATTTGGGGGTTGGAGAAATTAGAGATTCTTGATCTTAAAGGTAACAACTTTATCGGTGGAATTAGGGTTGTTGATAATGTTGTTCTTAGGAAACTTATGAGTtttgaggatgaagatgaaattGGTCCAAGCTCagctgatgatgattctcCTGGTAAATCTGGATTGTATCCGATTGAGATAGCTTCTATTGTGTCAGCTTCAGTGATTGTCTTTGtgcttcttgttcttgtgATCTTGTTCATCTACACGAGGAAATGGAAACGAAACTCTCAGGTTCAGGTAGATGAGATCAAGGAGATTAAAGTGTTTGTTGACATTGGTATTCCTCTGACGTATGAGATCATTGTTAGAGCTACTGGTTACTTTAGTAACTCTAACTGTATCGGTCACGGCGGTTTCGGTTCGACTTATAAAGCAGAGGTGTCTCCAACGAATGTGTTTGCTGTTAAAAGACTCTCTGTTGGGAGGTTTCAAGGTGATCAACAGTTTCATGCTGAGATCTCTGCTCTTGAGATGGTTAGGCATCCGAATCTTGTTATGTTAATCGGTTACCATGCGAGCGAAACCGAGATGTTTCTTATTTACAACTACTTATCTGGAGGAAACCTTCAAGATTTCATTAAAGAGAGATCGAAAGCTGCTATTGAGTGGAAGGTACTTCACAAGATTGCTCTTGATGTAGCGCGTGCTCTCTCCTATCTTCACGAACAGTGTTCTCCTAAAGTCTTGCATAGAGATATCAAACCGAGTAACATACTCTTGGACAACAACTACAACGCTTATCTATCTGATTTCGGACTCTCGAAACTCTTGGGAACTTCGCAGTCTCATGTCACAACTGGTGTGGCTGGAACATTCGGATATGTAGCTCCAGAGTACGCAATGACATGCCGAGTCTCGGAGAAAGCAGATGTTTACAGCTATGGGATAGTCCTCTTGGAGCTGATATCGGACAAACGAGCTCTGGATCCTTCTTTCTCATCGCATGAGAACGGGTTCAACATTGTCTCGTGGGCTCATATGATGTTGAGTCAAGGCAAAGCGAAAGAAGTCTTCACCACAGGACTATGGGAGACTGGTCCTCCAGACGATTTGGTCGAGGTTCTGCATTTGGCACTCAAATGCACCGTCGATAGCCTCTCGATAAGGCCGACAATGAAACAAGCTGTAAGACTGCTGAAACGAATCCAGCCTTCTAGATTGTGA